DNA from Brassica napus cultivar Da-Ae chromosome C4, Da-Ae, whole genome shotgun sequence:
GACTCGCAGAAACTATATGAAGCTTTACCTTCTGATGTGGTCTAATGTTTTGCAGAATGATGATACGGATTACTGGCTTCTCTCCAATGCAGATATTAGCATGACGGATATTTGGAAAACAGACTGTATCcttttatatatcaaaactcGTATAGCTCTCTTCAATGTGTTATATGCTAATCCTTAACTCATGCTAAAGCTGGTATCGATTGGGATTATGAAATAGCTGATGTGAGTACACCACCACCGGTAATGGGTGAAATAGCTCCAACCGGTATTGACTCAACCCCGAGATGATGAAACACGCATTACAACAACACTCTTAGCTCCCCAAAATCAAAGCCAAAGAGGGGATCAAATACAGAACCAGTGGCAGGTGCGTAGTGTGTGTACCATTAAATTATGATCTCATTTATATCTAGAGTTGGTGTAGCCTGTGACAATGTAGAGGATTACTTGTTAAGAGAAACTAGTGTAAgttcaagagagagagataatacTTCATCGGCTGCATTTGTACACTAGTTGAGTATAATCTTTTTTGACCATTTAAATGCATCGTTATAATCAGCTCATTATGGTAACATTAAAGCGAAAGCAAACACAAATATCATCCATGTATTAAAACTTCTgcttaaatttacaaaaacacaagaacacacaaaaaaaaaaattcaatctgTTTTTGTCTTCTCAAACATTTCAAAGCTTGAACTTTTCTCTCACTATATACCTTTTAGAAAAGGTTCTCCACGTTTATGTACGTTACTATGCTGCGGCCTGAGACCTGGAGTTAGAACGGCGAAGCTTAGCTCGAGCATCAGTGATGGGTGATCCCGGAAGTGTATCGGGAATGTTGACTCCATCTTCTCCGTTGAATGTTCCGGCCGAGTCTCGGCCTGGTGTTGGTGGTGGTGTCGGTGGTGGCCACTTCCTCCCCCTGCTCGTTTGCTTCTCTAGCGATCGCAACGCAGATAGTGATTTGTTCAAAGGCCTTGGACCGGGAGGAGTGTTCGTATCACTTTCAGTCTCCACCGGTGACCGCGTTTTCACGTTTACGTTTGGCTCCATTGGCTTCACCACGTACACAAAAGTGTCAAAGTGTATTAAGTAGCCACAAACATGTGAATTaagaaacattttaaaaaataaaataaacagagATCATTCACGTTTCAATTGTTTCAAAAATGTTTTGTGTGTTTGcagttaaatgaaaataagagttaaaaatgtaaatgaaacaaaaaaaattgaataccAAAACTTGAATCTatagatatatcatatatgcaaTGCAAGTGTAACATTATGGGAAGAAATAAAAGAGATGTGTTGGTACCGGTTGGTTAGCTGCTGCTGCGGCAGAGAACCGAACCGATTGGGCAAGTACGTATTGAAAAGCCTGGATAAAAGTGGATTGACCAGCCTGTGCATAGATACTAATTTGTTATCGTTAATGTTATATAATTAAGTCATTTTAAATAATACAAAGTGtattggaagaaaaaaaatgaacctGGGCAAAGTTATGGAAGTAGAAGATGAAAAAATCCCAAGCTCTAGCTCGCAACTCCATAATCTTTCTATCGATTTCTGTCTCATGTTGGGCTATGACTGGCTTCAACAATGTCTCGTACACAAGTCTCGTTCCCTTCGTTTTAGGCCACCAGAGATATACGAAGAAGACCACTTTCATTTCTCCGTACAACGGTAACCTGCAAATAATAATTGCATGtgtcagttacaaaaaaaaaaaaaaaaaaattgcatgtgccaattatttaataaaatttagatattaaaGAAAACAGATGAATTAGGACTTGAATAAGATATTTCTTACCATGAGATAAATATATCGCCAACCCTCTCGAACGATGAAATTAGCGCCAACAATATCCTAATTATTCAAACACAAATGATTAGtaaattaacattttttctctctctttcaagTAGATATTGATATTATCAtattaaatcatacattaaGACGTGCATACCATATATTGAGATCTCAATCATATATCCTAATAAAATTGTAGGCATTGCTTCCCAAATTGCATATATAATAATCGTTCGCAAccaaatacatttttaaaaaattgtttaggtATTTGACTTCAAACAACACTAAGCTTATATTTGTTTtggtctttatattttttaaaggtTAACATAAAATCAATTATATGAATGTTAAAGGATGATATTTGTAAATACCAGTATTGACACCAGAATCTGAGTTCCTCGATATCAACTTTGTTCTTCTCCACCGTTTTGTAGCATTCAAAAGCT
Protein-coding regions in this window:
- the LOC106391447 gene encoding HVA22-like protein j, giving the protein MLGDFIIRLLVLILGYTYPAFECYKTVEKNKVDIEELRFWCQYWILLALISSFERVGDIFISWLPLYGEMKVVFFVYLWWPKTKGTRLVYETLLKPVIAQHETEIDRKIMELRARAWDFFIFYFHNFAQAGQSTFIQAFQYVLAQSVRFSAAAAANQPPMEPNVNVKTRSPVETESDTNTPPGPRPLNKSLSALRSLEKQTSRGRKWPPPTPPPTPGRDSAGTFNGEDGVNIPDTLPGSPITDARAKLRRSNSRSQAAA